Proteins co-encoded in one Sporosarcina sp. FSL K6-1522 genomic window:
- a CDS encoding leucyl aminopeptidase family protein, with protein MSTEVNIIFVNDPIISDNLAVKQFVDRQQAGHCSILIGETQYIVVKECKEATLEKVRAIAGNIARDVSAQKVYTAIVAEGILTTAFPTLNKDAVVTAFVEGWQLGAYQFVTYKSEVTAIQTELHIQGDEAQAFVEAGKIRAEATAFSRDLMNELSNVLNPATFPEVLKNNFEGTGVEVTVLDKDKLEQMGMNGVLTVGRGSVYQPSFVELAYQGDASKPLVALVGKGVTFDTGGISLKSGRDLSEMRMDMGGAAAVSGALTLLAKSKAKVNVVALMPIVENIPDSTSVLPGEVITYKNGLTVQVGNTDAEGRLILADALIRAGEWKAEYIVDIATLTGAIANALGAELAGVFGDEALSSEMKKIGDENGDFVWPMPLVEAYDKTLASDYADMNNMSSLTSAGSITAALFLRRFVPKDSKWLHIDMAGMMSKSQATGYYAKSATGYGARLLADFTTHISQ; from the coding sequence ATGTCTACTGAAGTGAACATTATTTTCGTGAACGATCCAATCATCTCGGATAATTTGGCGGTTAAGCAATTTGTGGACAGGCAGCAAGCGGGTCATTGTTCTATACTAATTGGCGAAACACAGTATATTGTTGTGAAGGAGTGCAAGGAAGCGACACTTGAAAAAGTACGCGCTATAGCGGGAAATATTGCCCGTGATGTGAGTGCTCAAAAAGTATACACAGCCATTGTGGCAGAAGGTATATTGACCACAGCATTTCCAACGTTGAATAAAGACGCTGTTGTAACGGCATTTGTGGAAGGGTGGCAACTTGGAGCGTATCAGTTTGTTACGTATAAATCCGAGGTAACGGCCATCCAAACGGAGCTACACATTCAAGGAGATGAAGCGCAAGCTTTTGTGGAAGCCGGTAAAATCCGTGCAGAAGCCACAGCATTTTCCCGCGATTTGATGAATGAATTATCGAATGTCTTAAATCCAGCAACGTTCCCAGAAGTATTGAAGAACAACTTTGAAGGGACAGGCGTGGAAGTGACTGTGCTGGACAAAGACAAGCTTGAACAAATGGGGATGAATGGTGTTCTCACAGTTGGGCGTGGTAGTGTTTATCAACCTTCATTTGTAGAACTTGCTTATCAAGGAGATGCATCAAAGCCACTCGTTGCACTCGTTGGAAAAGGTGTGACGTTCGATACGGGTGGTATTAGCTTGAAGAGTGGAAGAGATTTGAGCGAGATGCGCATGGACATGGGCGGAGCGGCTGCAGTTTCGGGTGCGCTGACTTTACTGGCTAAATCGAAAGCAAAAGTCAATGTTGTAGCACTGATGCCAATCGTGGAAAATATACCGGATAGCACATCTGTACTACCTGGTGAAGTCATTACATACAAAAATGGCTTGACGGTGCAAGTTGGTAATACAGATGCAGAAGGGCGACTTATTTTAGCGGATGCGCTTATTCGTGCTGGTGAGTGGAAGGCCGAATATATCGTTGACATTGCGACATTAACAGGTGCCATTGCCAATGCGTTAGGTGCGGAACTTGCGGGTGTCTTTGGAGATGAAGCACTTTCGAGTGAGATGAAAAAAATTGGCGATGAAAACGGAGATTTTGTTTGGCCGATGCCATTGGTCGAAGCGTACGACAAGACGTTAGCTAGTGACTATGCGGATATGAACAATATGAGTTCATTAACAAGTGCGGGTTCAATCACAGCAGCGCTGTTCCTCCGTCGCTTTGTGCCAAAAGACAGTAAGTGGTTGCATATCGATATGGCGGGGATGATGAGTAAAAGTCAGGCAACGGGTTATTATGCAAAATCTGCAACAGGGTATGGCGCGCGTTTATTGGCGGATTTCACGACACATATTTCACAATAA
- a CDS encoding methyl-accepting chemotaxis protein, protein MFKLQSIKTKMLTLTALMFLIPSLFIGLFEYKQASNYLNVIGEEGIQDKVLIALSTIAHLQQQVAEGDLSVETAQEMAKTQLVGTLGADGKRPLTSAFTFGADGYITILDADGNLLGHPTSEGDNLYQEKDHNGVSYIQDFIEKASQGGGYTQYIWEGDDKIAFSVKDEEWGWVLSGSAYYKDFNQPANELLTSLAITIAIIAAIGIPLVYIFVSRMAQPIINVRDEMMELSEGNLAVDEMANKRKDELGDLANSFNTMLRNLRGIVTNIQVNAEQVAATAEQLSASSEESSAASEEVAVSIQVISEENVDSLQGTRVAKGIVQEMNNSIDSITSSVVDLSETATATENNASTGFGVLSRAKDQMHLIQSSSNETSKIILSLGETSLEVGKIISLIENISNQTNLLALNAAIEAARAGEHGLGFAVVANEVRQLSEQSNHATSQVNQLITDIQTKINLTVTAVQEEEKEIDQGRTLVDSASQSLSVIISDIGNVTSQVQSINVAIQDINESSAELLQTIGQAEQGAIKTVDQSANVAASAEQQSASIEEITSASETLAHMASELQDIVGKFKV, encoded by the coding sequence ATGTTTAAATTACAATCAATTAAAACAAAAATGCTTACGCTGACGGCATTGATGTTTTTGATCCCGAGCTTATTTATAGGATTATTTGAATACAAACAAGCAAGTAATTATTTAAACGTCATCGGAGAAGAGGGAATACAAGATAAGGTTCTTATTGCACTTTCAACAATTGCGCATCTTCAGCAACAAGTAGCAGAGGGAGACCTTTCAGTAGAAACAGCCCAAGAGATGGCGAAAACGCAGTTAGTTGGGACGTTGGGGGCTGATGGAAAACGACCGCTCACTTCGGCATTTACTTTCGGTGCGGATGGCTATATTACCATTTTAGATGCAGATGGTAATTTGCTTGGACATCCAACATCGGAAGGGGACAATCTTTATCAGGAAAAGGATCACAACGGCGTTTCTTATATTCAAGATTTTATTGAAAAAGCCAGTCAAGGTGGGGGATACACGCAATATATTTGGGAGGGCGATGACAAAATCGCTTTTTCAGTCAAAGATGAAGAGTGGGGCTGGGTGCTGAGTGGCAGTGCTTATTATAAGGATTTTAACCAGCCGGCAAATGAATTACTTACATCGCTGGCCATCACGATTGCCATTATTGCGGCAATAGGTATCCCGCTTGTGTATATCTTCGTATCTCGTATGGCGCAACCGATTATCAACGTTCGAGATGAGATGATGGAACTTTCTGAAGGGAATTTAGCTGTCGATGAAATGGCGAATAAGCGCAAAGATGAGCTTGGTGATTTGGCGAATAGCTTTAATACGATGTTGCGTAATTTAAGGGGAATTGTTACTAATATCCAAGTTAATGCGGAACAAGTAGCGGCAACAGCTGAGCAATTGAGTGCTAGTTCTGAAGAATCGAGTGCGGCAAGTGAAGAGGTCGCGGTTTCGATTCAAGTGATTTCGGAAGAAAATGTAGATTCTTTGCAAGGTACACGTGTGGCAAAAGGAATTGTACAGGAAATGAATAATAGTATCGACTCGATTACAAGTAGTGTGGTCGATTTATCGGAGACAGCAACGGCTACGGAGAACAATGCAAGTACAGGATTTGGTGTGTTAAGTCGGGCAAAAGACCAGATGCATCTAATCCAAAGTTCGAGCAACGAGACGTCGAAAATTATTTTATCATTAGGCGAAACATCGCTTGAAGTGGGGAAAATCATTTCGTTAATCGAGAATATCTCTAACCAAACGAATTTACTGGCGTTAAATGCTGCAATTGAAGCGGCGCGAGCTGGGGAGCATGGACTAGGCTTTGCCGTTGTTGCCAATGAAGTGCGGCAGTTGTCTGAGCAGTCCAATCATGCAACGAGTCAGGTCAATCAGCTCATTACAGACATTCAAACTAAAATAAACCTAACGGTGACAGCGGTACAAGAAGAGGAAAAAGAGATTGATCAGGGAAGAACGCTTGTCGATTCGGCGAGTCAATCATTGTCGGTGATTATCTCGGATATCGGTAATGTTACGAGTCAAGTGCAAAGCATTAACGTGGCTATACAAGATATTAATGAGAGTAGTGCAGAGCTTCTTCAAACAATTGGGCAAGCCGAGCAAGGGGCTATTAAAACGGTGGATCAAAGCGCCAATGTCGCAGCTTCTGCCGAGCAGCAGAGTGCAAGTATCGAGGAAATTACGTCTGCCTCTGAAACCCTCGCGCATATGGCGAGTGAGTTGCAAGATATCGTTGGGAAATTTAAGGTGTAG
- a CDS encoding RNA methyltransferase codes for MKATDYIYTYVRHKDEHDLCRLEMRSFFGFDVSANVLISTIGIAPSRSPFMKERLDVFYKGTSLEDIAQQVEQLTLGTSTFRVICLNTVDLDTTKKIGHSKRRKIEREIGLRIDGEPDLEQPDRVFGVMVLDEKWYFGEYVESEAVWFQHQQKPHMYSTALSTRVARAVANIAVPHPESVRAIDPCCGIGTVLVEALSMGIDIVGRDINPLVVLGSRKNIAHFGLQGDVTIGPIAEVANDYDVTIIDMPYNLFTHITEDEQLDIIKEARRFTKKAIIVTIDTIDHMIEEAGFTIVDRCIAKKGTFSRQVLVCE; via the coding sequence TTGAAAGCTACTGACTACATTTACACCTATGTACGGCATAAAGATGAGCATGATCTATGCCGCTTGGAGATGCGTTCGTTTTTCGGATTCGATGTGTCTGCCAATGTATTAATAAGTACGATTGGCATTGCGCCAAGTCGGAGTCCTTTTATGAAAGAACGATTGGATGTGTTCTATAAAGGAACAAGCTTGGAAGACATCGCGCAGCAAGTTGAACAGCTTACTTTAGGTACATCAACATTTCGAGTCATCTGTTTAAATACGGTTGATCTCGATACGACGAAAAAGATTGGCCATTCGAAACGACGGAAAATCGAACGTGAGATTGGTTTGAGAATTGATGGTGAACCTGATTTAGAGCAACCTGATAGAGTTTTCGGCGTTATGGTACTAGACGAAAAATGGTACTTCGGAGAATATGTTGAAAGCGAAGCTGTGTGGTTCCAACACCAGCAAAAACCACACATGTATTCGACAGCATTAAGCACGCGTGTCGCCCGAGCAGTCGCCAATATTGCAGTGCCTCATCCTGAAAGCGTTCGAGCGATCGATCCTTGCTGCGGCATTGGCACTGTATTAGTTGAAGCGTTATCGATGGGCATTGACATCGTCGGTCGGGACATTAACCCACTCGTCGTGCTAGGTTCTCGAAAAAACATCGCCCATTTCGGATTACAAGGCGATGTCACAATCGGCCCCATTGCAGAAGTTGCGAATGACTACGATGTGACGATTATTGATATGCCGTATAATTTATTCACCCATATTACAGAGGATGAGCAGCTGGACATTATTAAAGAAGCACGCCGCTTTACGAAGAAAGCCATCATTGTGACGATTGATACAATCGACCACATGATTGAAGAGGCCGGCTTTACAATCGTCGATCGCTGTATCGCGAAAAAAGGGACATTTTCTAGACAAGTGCTTGTATGTGAATAA
- a CDS encoding branched-chain amino acid aminotransferase, which produces MLKKQMEQYIANNIRANSIELFDMEKDYVEKQQLLSQGVSVTNKTLYFHVIERCDKETEELIHAEKQEFLSTAVSYLKKQQNEFIFAESSALEVIGVDAIALEFDDVFETYTALFGLKLQKKFGPAIKAYLDAHLHGEGVKYSVMFSGEDGLWDVNFALDFVEGFSEEQSFEEIYALIYRFVFGLNEAIEDES; this is translated from the coding sequence ATGTTAAAAAAACAGATGGAACAATATATCGCAAATAATATACGCGCGAACAGCATTGAGTTATTTGATATGGAAAAGGATTATGTGGAGAAACAGCAATTGCTTTCTCAAGGTGTCAGCGTCACGAACAAGACGCTTTATTTCCACGTCATCGAACGTTGTGATAAAGAGACGGAAGAATTGATACATGCGGAAAAACAAGAGTTTCTCTCTACAGCTGTTTCATATTTAAAAAAGCAACAAAATGAATTCATCTTTGCGGAATCATCGGCTTTGGAAGTCATTGGTGTCGATGCGATTGCGCTTGAATTTGATGATGTTTTTGAAACGTATACAGCATTATTCGGCTTAAAGTTACAGAAGAAATTTGGCCCTGCCATTAAAGCGTATCTAGATGCACATTTGCATGGTGAAGGCGTGAAATACAGTGTCATGTTTTCGGGTGAAGATGGCTTGTGGGACGTGAATTTTGCGTTGGACTTTGTAGAAGGTTTTAGCGAGGAGCAGTCATTTGAAGAAATCTATGCATTAATTTACCGCTTCGTTTTCGGTTTGAATGAAGCCATTGAGGATGAAAGTTAA
- the ytaF gene encoding sporulation membrane protein YtaF, with protein sequence MVDGSSFPSVAFYELYIRRPISSAHTTCHYKQYNVKNKRCCMMTWLIILAFAVSSSIDNLGVGISYGIRKIKIGVGANCLIAVVCFVLSMGGITFGMLISKILPGILPVIFGAFLLVVIGIRVILLAKPSTKKDKELSTISGILKNPEVADIDQSGHIGWLEAIFLGIALSANALANGLGAGLLGLSPLAISITAAIGSFVSIWVGVKAGRKLADVRIGTFSMGQFGTILSGIIIVIIAISTFLNL encoded by the coding sequence ATGGTAGATGGCAGTTCATTTCCGAGTGTCGCATTTTATGAATTATATATACGCAGACCCATATCAAGTGCACACACAACTTGTCACTATAAGCAATATAATGTGAAAAATAAGAGGTGTTGCATGATGACATGGCTGATTATTTTGGCTTTTGCAGTATCATCGAGTATCGATAACTTAGGCGTAGGCATTTCTTATGGCATTCGTAAGATAAAAATTGGTGTGGGAGCTAATTGTTTAATCGCAGTTGTTTGTTTCGTATTGAGTATGGGGGGAATCACTTTCGGGATGTTGATATCCAAGATTCTGCCTGGCATACTCCCTGTGATTTTTGGCGCTTTTTTGTTAGTGGTTATTGGGATACGGGTCATTCTGTTGGCGAAGCCGAGTACAAAGAAGGATAAGGAACTCTCCACTATCAGTGGCATTTTAAAAAATCCGGAAGTAGCAGATATCGATCAATCGGGGCATATTGGTTGGTTGGAAGCGATATTTTTAGGCATTGCATTATCAGCAAATGCCTTGGCAAATGGTTTAGGTGCTGGCTTACTCGGTCTTTCACCGCTTGCGATTTCAATTACAGCGGCAATCGGCAGTTTTGTGAGTATATGGGTGGGCGTGAAGGCAGGTAGGAAACTAGCAGATGTGCGGATTGGAACCTTTTCGATGGGGCAATTTGGCACGATTTTAAGTGGGATCATTATTGTTATCATCGCAATAAGTACGTTTTTAAATTTATGA
- a CDS encoding cation diffusion facilitator family transporter — protein MMKKEVHENASIIAVWISLISNILLTILKLVVGVVFKSPVLLADGFHNAGDVIATGAALTSMRISKRPADEDHPYGHGKAEVISSAIVALILGLAAIYIGYEAVSALFEEPAKASLLALLTAFISLVWKQALYVYTIRLGKLTNSKGLIATAYDHLADVYASLAAVLGIGLALIGDLYDIHYLSYGDPIAGIIVSFLVLKLAYDIGKEAMDVLMEKNISQQRLDEFATLILSIPEVKRIDRLRAREHGHYILVDLRIGVHGKMTIQEGHDVSRTIRDTIMAQHEDVDEVLIHLNPWYADNE, from the coding sequence ATGATGAAAAAAGAAGTACATGAGAATGCCTCCATTATCGCGGTTTGGATTAGTCTCATCAGTAATATCCTCTTAACCATTCTTAAACTGGTTGTCGGTGTTGTTTTTAAAAGTCCCGTTCTACTGGCAGATGGTTTCCATAATGCCGGCGACGTCATTGCTACTGGCGCAGCATTGACTTCTATGCGTATTTCCAAACGGCCGGCTGATGAAGATCATCCATATGGGCACGGGAAAGCAGAAGTGATCAGTTCCGCCATCGTTGCGCTTATTTTAGGGTTAGCCGCGATTTATATTGGCTATGAAGCAGTTTCCGCACTGTTCGAGGAACCAGCAAAAGCAAGTCTACTAGCACTACTCACAGCTTTCATCTCACTCGTTTGGAAACAAGCCCTGTATGTCTATACCATTCGCCTCGGGAAACTAACGAATAGCAAGGGGCTTATCGCGACGGCCTATGACCATCTTGCGGATGTCTATGCTTCCCTTGCTGCTGTTTTAGGGATTGGGCTTGCACTCATCGGCGATTTATACGATATTCATTATCTGTCATACGGTGACCCCATTGCCGGTATCATCGTCTCCTTCTTAGTCCTCAAACTCGCTTACGACATTGGTAAGGAAGCGATGGATGTACTGATGGAGAAAAATATTAGCCAACAACGCTTGGATGAGTTCGCCACGCTAATCCTCTCGATTCCTGAAGTCAAACGTATCGATCGATTACGTGCCCGTGAGCATGGGCATTATATTCTCGTCGATTTGAGGATCGGTGTCCATGGAAAAATGACCATTCAAGAAGGACATGACGTGTCGCGGACGATTCGGGATACCATTATGGCACAACACGAAGACGTCGATGAAGTGTTGATTCATTTAAATCCTTGGTATGCAGACAATGAATGA